The following are from one region of the uncultured Hyphomonas sp. genome:
- a CDS encoding tyrosine-type recombinase/integrase produces the protein MKSEIPDTIRRGLTYHFKKRIPRELVGQPPFRSGQEFVQFSLQTKSPQEALRSMDRAYAKYHRLIEAAQSANEGNSSLIIATTKPQRRIRQPTADDLGRAVDRFHDRYIAQHTNIHDLKDNREFGSLGDKLIAGKLEDDWLRIQNELETAPFFPDRTLETAGEILEENNWDMDVDGELFELFCDRLRSAELDAIRRILEQSANQTHISSSELRKRQAEHRTQNYRISDAVNDYIKAEPEKREMHEKMQTACELWENLTSVTKVADIDQGLVVDFTDMMREMPANAKQRFPSLSPAEAIRANKGRQKPYPTVSPRTIKTNYVGPLSTCLSMAVGRKRARNNPFSGVKVFGSSKKSQDRRPFKIRELKVIFNQPVFQGSHSLRRRNSPGSNVYRDHFYWPAIISLYSGMRADEIANLKVADIKSTEIEGEQKPYIDVPGTKTENALRELPVHPTLIELGFMDYVEAQKSEGHDRLFPDWAKPNGKKRSEGRCIRNFNEKVAAAAIESDRRPTFHCFRHTLLSELESNDFSPTLMAKLAGHSIKETTAGKHYVVPELEKYYERFCSAVKYDGLNIVKILKRD, from the coding sequence ATGAAATCAGAAATCCCAGACACAATCCGGCGCGGCCTCACATATCATTTCAAAAAACGGATCCCGAGAGAGCTAGTTGGTCAGCCGCCTTTTCGATCCGGACAAGAGTTCGTTCAGTTTTCGCTACAAACGAAGTCCCCGCAGGAGGCTCTGCGCTCCATGGACCGCGCCTATGCAAAATACCATCGACTTATAGAAGCGGCGCAATCTGCCAATGAAGGCAACTCATCTCTGATTATTGCCACAACCAAGCCCCAAAGAAGAATACGCCAGCCTACCGCAGATGACCTCGGCCGCGCAGTGGACCGCTTCCACGACCGCTACATTGCACAACACACCAACATTCACGACCTGAAGGACAACAGGGAATTTGGCTCGCTCGGCGATAAACTGATCGCCGGAAAACTGGAAGATGACTGGCTGCGCATCCAGAATGAACTTGAGACTGCCCCCTTTTTTCCGGATCGCACTTTGGAGACGGCTGGAGAGATCCTTGAGGAAAACAACTGGGATATGGACGTTGATGGCGAGCTGTTTGAACTGTTCTGTGACAGACTGAGATCCGCAGAACTCGATGCGATTAGGAGAATTCTCGAACAGTCTGCGAACCAGACCCACATATCTTCGAGCGAACTCCGAAAGCGACAAGCTGAGCATCGAACTCAGAATTATCGAATTTCTGACGCGGTGAACGATTACATAAAAGCCGAACCCGAGAAGCGCGAAATGCACGAGAAGATGCAAACCGCATGTGAGTTGTGGGAAAATCTGACCTCGGTCACCAAGGTCGCGGACATTGACCAGGGTCTCGTTGTCGATTTTACCGATATGATGAGAGAGATGCCAGCGAACGCCAAGCAGCGTTTCCCTAGCTTGTCTCCCGCTGAAGCTATCCGCGCGAACAAGGGTCGTCAAAAGCCATATCCGACGGTTTCGCCGCGCACAATAAAAACGAATTATGTCGGTCCACTGAGCACTTGTCTTTCAATGGCTGTAGGACGAAAGCGTGCCAGGAATAATCCGTTTTCCGGCGTCAAAGTGTTCGGCTCATCCAAGAAATCACAAGACAGGAGGCCCTTCAAAATCAGGGAGCTAAAAGTTATTTTCAACCAACCGGTGTTTCAGGGAAGTCATTCATTGAGACGACGGAACTCACCCGGCTCCAATGTTTATCGGGATCATTTCTATTGGCCGGCTATCATCTCCCTGTATTCGGGCATGCGTGCTGACGAGATAGCAAACCTTAAGGTGGCGGACATCAAATCGACGGAAATCGAAGGCGAGCAGAAGCCATACATTGACGTGCCCGGCACGAAAACTGAGAATGCCCTTCGAGAACTCCCCGTCCACCCCACGCTGATCGAACTCGGCTTTATGGATTACGTGGAAGCCCAAAAGTCCGAAGGGCACGACCGGCTGTTTCCAGACTGGGCTAAGCCAAATGGTAAAAAGCGATCTGAAGGACGCTGCATTCGCAATTTCAACGAGAAGGTTGCGGCTGCCGCGATCGAGTCTGACCGACGACCAACTTTCCATTGCTTCCGGCATACATTGTTGAGCGAGCTTGAAAGCAATGACTTTTCGCCCACGCTCATGGCAAAGTTAGCTGGCCACTCCATCAAGGAGACCACCGCTGGCAAGCACTATGTTGTTCCGGAACTAGAAAAATATTACGAACGCTTTTGTTCTGCAGTGAAATATGACGGGTTGAACATCGTCAAAATCCTCAAGCGGGACTGA
- a CDS encoding SIMPL domain-containing protein gives MSISEDDVLGVLKKIETGGVTLVPDHDPQERIKGDVLYRASNGWTIEVSNWSGEFAGIVEIGLPDGSILDTEHLDRYMPGHDEV, from the coding sequence ATGAGTATATCGGAAGATGATGTTTTAGGTGTTCTGAAAAAGATCGAGACGGGTGGTGTAACGCTCGTGCCTGATCACGATCCGCAAGAGCGCATCAAGGGCGATGTTCTATACCGCGCCAGCAATGGTTGGACGATTGAAGTATCCAATTGGAGCGGTGAGTTCGCAGGGATTGTGGAGATCGGCCTTCCGGATGGCAGCATTCTGGATACCGAACACCTCGACCGGTACATGCCGGGGCATGACGAAGTTTGA
- a CDS encoding SDR family NAD(P)-dependent oxidoreductase: MNAVRALNSVRIASYDGNPSLRHFGEIEITNAAPDVAEAILQAIEACGGSARIVTEPSDASVCLLTEGLTEGSLANRHHMALQAILSAHENMRVMILDRGSAPALSDIGGIPGLCRSFRIEQPAARLTSFSLYGSSEADEGALRIIHALDLPDGDYALYADEIRQDVPGDNLLPPRATDSARTSPVWLVSGGGRGVTADCAIELANRTGGSFILLGRSDMTDWPEWLEPETDLKALRSALAKNSTRPGMPKKPVDIGRLARKLLAGAEIASTVQAIEAAGANARYVQADIADRASLRSTLATLVTEVGTFTGVVHGAGVLSDGLVDALDLKSFETVFAPKVTGLETILSYLDTRSLSHIALFSSASAVFGNQGQANYAAANAWLNNVAIQLAALMPDTQVKSFCWGPWQGGMVNDALARMFTERGIGLITRQEGARIFADQLLNSPHDQVRFVVGDEWGAQ, encoded by the coding sequence ATGAATGCCGTACGGGCACTCAACTCCGTGCGCATTGCTTCATATGACGGAAATCCATCGCTCAGGCATTTTGGTGAAATTGAAATCACCAACGCTGCTCCGGACGTCGCCGAAGCAATCCTGCAGGCGATTGAGGCATGTGGTGGAAGCGCCCGGATTGTCACGGAGCCAAGCGACGCGAGCGTTTGCCTGCTCACGGAGGGGCTGACTGAGGGCTCTCTCGCCAATCGGCACCATATGGCACTTCAGGCAATCTTGTCCGCCCATGAAAATATGCGCGTCATGATCCTCGACCGCGGATCAGCGCCAGCCCTTTCCGACATCGGCGGCATTCCCGGCCTGTGCCGTTCATTCCGGATTGAACAACCAGCTGCACGCTTGACATCTTTTTCTTTATACGGATCTTCTGAAGCTGACGAAGGTGCCTTGCGAATCATTCACGCCCTCGATCTGCCTGATGGTGACTACGCGCTATATGCTGACGAGATCCGGCAGGACGTTCCAGGAGACAATCTTCTTCCGCCGCGCGCCACCGATAGCGCCCGCACATCGCCGGTCTGGCTGGTCTCTGGTGGCGGCAGAGGCGTAACCGCTGACTGCGCAATTGAGCTCGCCAATCGAACTGGAGGAAGCTTCATCCTCCTGGGCCGCTCCGACATGACCGACTGGCCTGAATGGCTGGAGCCGGAAACAGATCTCAAAGCTCTACGGAGCGCTCTGGCAAAGAATTCGACCCGGCCCGGAATGCCGAAGAAGCCGGTGGATATTGGTCGCCTTGCCCGTAAGCTTCTGGCTGGCGCGGAGATCGCCTCTACCGTGCAAGCAATAGAAGCGGCCGGCGCAAACGCTCGCTATGTTCAGGCAGATATTGCAGATCGGGCGAGTCTTCGCTCGACCCTGGCAACACTTGTAACTGAAGTAGGGACTTTCACAGGAGTGGTTCATGGGGCCGGCGTGCTCTCAGACGGCCTCGTTGATGCGCTGGATCTGAAAAGCTTCGAGACTGTTTTTGCGCCCAAAGTCACGGGACTGGAAACAATTCTCTCTTATCTCGACACGCGGTCCCTCAGCCACATCGCTTTGTTTTCGTCCGCTTCCGCCGTATTTGGCAATCAAGGGCAAGCGAACTACGCGGCGGCCAATGCGTGGCTGAACAATGTCGCAATCCAGCTCGCAGCCTTAATGCCAGACACACAGGTGAAGTCATTCTGCTGGGGGCCCTGGCAAGGCGGAATGGTCAATGACGCTCTGGCCCGAATGTTCACCGAACGCGGAATAGGCCTGATCACCAGGCAAGAGGGTGCGCGCATCTTTGCCGATCAACTCCTGAATTCACCTCATGATCAAGTGCGCTTCGTCGTCGGCGACGAATGGGGCGCACAATGA
- a CDS encoding beta-ketoacyl synthase N-terminal-like domain-containing protein, protein MGRTMNPLEPVAIIGQGCILPGALSPDELSKIVMERDIVYGPVPPADLGLSGIPTNSHSFVSGRVKGFERIYDPGRFRLKSVRAEELDSVCRWSLHAALDAWKDASSPRVKRSAIGVFVANLSYPSVGHVEFASKVWRGETPPPAHLVFNSALPSRLIAEALRSGGPCLSLDAACASSLYGIDIACRKLQARQIDCAVVAGVNAADNLILHIGFDALNALSPTGRSRPFVKGADGLVPSEGAAALVLKRLSDVESGEKVYGIVRGSGLSNDGRRKGLLAPAAGGQADAMQLALESGGIDPLTIQYLECHATGTSVGDGVEISSIRSVYGGVEHLPVGSLKANTGHLITVAGIASVLKLTSAMEQEFLPPTPVDGEILEPLQHSNLSVQSSQASWKTDGGPRRAAISNFGFGGNNAHLILEQHQPTARPGRNKGFKQRPSPEIVICAATLMAGSDRTTEAVLRRVMNQPITPAGNLKEIGANAANARTPPIDLTQAEPHQLAILSTVSEALNRVSPVESDQTGVFAGMACAADSARWALRERASSNAAQSPDDIAPKLDAAMVLGAMANMTANRITFGRDIRGMGYSVSAGSASGPAALDLAIDALVTGRLSMAIVAAADFATEPVRAKALQMLNGIDNPGAAAAALVLKRREDAEAAGDPILASVKSTEWKNSKAHQEEDLFASIYGKAPDADALVRIALNVLLNAHSHKLTPGGAIPTLSPSTGKTRISVPAGLSNSGAIVSLAPAPPLVVPDPLRPTPSLYHAAAGSPQQLAEKLRGRREGGRGKYRIAIVAADHDQMDTLRDAAVRQLSKGQSPDMDGVYFGEGKPDGEFAFLFTGSAAVYPRMARRLLMAFPEVRKKLAKLSRAEEIATLLSRASLSEFEQLCAGTLVSQAHAALWLDILKVKPDAAIGLSLGESNALFSFGYWEDPGALLDEISDAAMYERHIGGEFETAKQAWGPNVPSDWTNWRLQAPVSKVKAALPRYPGVEITIIYSDEDCMIGGPAEPCRQLCEAFGKRAGVKMNQHLIVHAKAMQPFADTWRRLHTRDVHPGSGVRLYANAIHGAYEPETDVVADMLTRQAVDTVDFPRTIRQAWADGVRTFLELGPRDTLTASLSKTLKDKPFRAIATDRIEMSDLGQIAHAAAFLYADGREIDLPPLLETLSAAKKNEAAPAGQWNAKRPVPYPMPKIVKDPARPVHGGLPPAPKLRIPDYAMTIPCQQTSKPNPPPEPVPGKCAEPPQKVVRGTTALRPRTPTGPKRDRLAVEASTRGKMSELFGPAFEDQDNFSRQVRLPAPPLLLVDRITGIDAAPAEEAGGVIWTETDLTNHRDFTHDGRVRPGPLIECGQADLTLIGWMGADLRNRDERVYRLLGCEITFHEGGLPSSDDTLKFQIEITGHAELGGVRMFFFQYDCRTEDRLTFSVRNGQAGFFTDEELANSKGVIWDAAKTPPLTSDPAVFAPQRVSAKRRFSEDDVNAFRKGDAFACFGDGFELCAAHSNPPHIPDGKLALFENVIAFDPQGGPWKRGYLKARAATPASTWFYDGHFHNDPCMPGTLMAEAAVQALEFYAAAVGLTVERDGYVFEPVPEHTAKFVCRGQVIPDKDHEVTYEVFIDEIIDGETPEIYASLLARSDGHKVFHCPRFGIRLRRNWPAPRVDAHPLRIGPERESRGDQAALLDCANGAPSAAFGDMYRPYDDQGNVPRLPQPPYHFISRVTSVTTRPAEETLGATMTAEYDIPADAWYFDDNLNGTMPFAILCEIALQPCGWLASHSGFALVGTLRFRNLEGDGFLHMEVGRNDGMLKVRSTLTSISKVGPMTLVSFDVEVITGDGRKVLDLKTQFGFFPPSSLVRQAGLPAKPHFSEAFDLRPTTMQIDMQAPYASRKMQMIDEIDFCDPDGGEAGLGLIRAQQYVDPYAWYFKAHFYQDPVQPGSLGLDAMVQALTQLVWKKGLHKGMSRPHLTTLAPNAPMKWSYRGQVTPERKTVTSVMEILSIEDRGGDLLITARGSLWRDGLRVYEVGPMSVSLTDLG, encoded by the coding sequence ATGGGGCGCACAATGAACCCTCTCGAACCGGTCGCGATTATTGGACAGGGGTGCATTCTGCCAGGTGCACTTTCGCCCGACGAACTCTCCAAGATCGTGATGGAGCGGGATATTGTCTATGGTCCGGTGCCCCCGGCAGATCTGGGATTGTCTGGAATCCCAACAAACTCACATTCGTTTGTATCAGGGCGCGTCAAAGGGTTTGAGCGTATTTACGATCCCGGCCGCTTTCGGCTGAAATCTGTTCGCGCAGAGGAGTTAGACTCAGTCTGTCGCTGGTCACTGCATGCTGCACTTGATGCCTGGAAGGATGCCTCCAGCCCAAGAGTGAAGCGGTCGGCAATTGGGGTCTTTGTTGCAAACCTGTCCTACCCATCGGTCGGACACGTTGAGTTTGCCTCGAAGGTATGGCGCGGCGAAACACCACCGCCTGCGCATCTGGTGTTCAACTCTGCCCTTCCATCACGGCTGATAGCTGAAGCGTTACGCTCTGGCGGTCCCTGCCTGTCGCTCGATGCGGCTTGCGCATCTTCGCTATACGGAATTGATATTGCCTGCAGAAAACTGCAGGCACGGCAGATCGACTGCGCCGTCGTCGCAGGCGTAAATGCTGCTGACAATCTGATTCTCCACATCGGGTTTGACGCCTTGAATGCGTTAAGTCCGACAGGAAGGTCCCGGCCCTTTGTAAAAGGCGCAGATGGCCTCGTGCCATCTGAAGGCGCCGCCGCGCTGGTCCTGAAAAGACTGAGCGATGTGGAATCGGGAGAAAAGGTCTACGGCATCGTTCGGGGCAGCGGACTCTCGAATGATGGCCGGCGCAAAGGCTTGCTTGCCCCCGCCGCCGGCGGGCAAGCAGATGCCATGCAGTTGGCATTGGAGAGTGGCGGCATTGATCCCCTCACCATCCAGTATCTGGAATGTCACGCGACCGGCACTTCCGTCGGTGATGGCGTGGAAATCTCATCGATCCGGTCCGTGTATGGGGGCGTTGAACACTTACCCGTGGGGTCTCTGAAAGCGAACACCGGACACCTGATCACAGTCGCTGGAATCGCAAGTGTCTTGAAACTCACTAGCGCCATGGAACAGGAGTTCCTGCCCCCGACACCTGTAGACGGTGAAATTCTGGAGCCACTCCAACATTCGAACCTGAGCGTACAGTCCTCTCAAGCCTCGTGGAAAACGGACGGCGGGCCGAGACGCGCGGCAATCAGCAATTTCGGGTTTGGCGGCAACAATGCCCACCTCATCCTGGAACAGCACCAACCAACCGCACGCCCTGGGCGCAACAAAGGCTTCAAGCAGCGCCCCTCTCCGGAGATCGTCATCTGCGCCGCAACACTCATGGCCGGCAGCGATCGGACAACCGAAGCGGTTCTGCGCCGGGTCATGAACCAGCCGATCACCCCTGCGGGTAACCTGAAAGAAATCGGCGCGAATGCAGCAAATGCCAGGACGCCTCCCATAGACCTGACCCAGGCCGAACCACATCAGCTAGCTATCCTGTCTACGGTCAGTGAAGCGTTGAACCGTGTGTCACCGGTTGAGAGCGATCAGACCGGTGTCTTTGCGGGCATGGCCTGCGCAGCGGACTCCGCACGCTGGGCGCTCAGAGAGAGAGCCTCTTCCAACGCGGCTCAATCGCCTGATGATATCGCCCCGAAACTTGATGCGGCGATGGTGCTCGGGGCCATGGCGAACATGACGGCGAACCGGATCACGTTCGGCCGGGACATAAGAGGGATGGGATATTCCGTATCGGCTGGCTCAGCGAGTGGGCCTGCCGCTCTGGATCTGGCGATTGATGCGCTCGTCACGGGCCGACTATCGATGGCGATCGTCGCCGCGGCTGACTTCGCGACGGAACCAGTCCGCGCGAAAGCCCTGCAGATGCTCAATGGGATAGACAATCCGGGCGCCGCGGCTGCCGCGCTTGTCCTCAAACGCCGCGAGGATGCAGAGGCCGCAGGTGATCCGATACTCGCATCAGTGAAGTCAACTGAATGGAAGAACTCGAAAGCCCATCAAGAGGAAGACCTGTTCGCATCAATTTACGGCAAAGCCCCGGATGCGGACGCCTTGGTTCGGATTGCCCTCAATGTGCTTCTGAACGCGCACAGCCACAAGCTGACCCCAGGCGGTGCGATTCCGACCCTGTCGCCTTCTACAGGAAAAACCCGGATCTCCGTTCCAGCGGGTCTCTCAAACTCTGGCGCAATTGTTTCGCTCGCACCTGCCCCACCATTAGTGGTGCCTGATCCTCTACGCCCCACGCCATCGCTGTACCATGCGGCCGCTGGTAGCCCTCAACAACTGGCGGAGAAACTGCGGGGACGCCGCGAAGGCGGTCGAGGCAAATACCGGATTGCTATTGTTGCCGCCGATCATGACCAGATGGATACGTTGCGGGACGCCGCAGTGCGACAGCTATCAAAAGGGCAATCACCCGATATGGACGGCGTCTATTTCGGTGAAGGCAAGCCGGATGGAGAGTTCGCATTCCTGTTCACCGGGTCAGCGGCAGTTTATCCGCGAATGGCAAGACGCCTCCTGATGGCGTTTCCGGAGGTCCGGAAGAAACTGGCGAAGCTCTCTCGCGCGGAAGAAATCGCTACGCTTCTGTCTCGTGCGAGCCTTTCCGAATTTGAACAATTGTGTGCAGGCACCCTCGTCAGCCAGGCGCACGCCGCCCTGTGGCTGGATATCCTCAAAGTAAAACCTGACGCAGCCATCGGTCTGTCACTTGGCGAGTCCAACGCCCTGTTTTCCTTTGGATATTGGGAAGATCCCGGCGCACTGCTTGATGAGATTTCAGATGCTGCAATGTACGAACGTCATATCGGCGGCGAATTCGAAACGGCCAAACAGGCCTGGGGTCCCAACGTCCCTTCCGACTGGACCAATTGGCGGCTGCAGGCGCCTGTCAGCAAAGTAAAGGCTGCCCTTCCAAGATACCCTGGTGTTGAGATCACCATCATCTATTCCGATGAAGACTGCATGATCGGCGGGCCTGCGGAGCCTTGCCGCCAGCTGTGCGAAGCCTTTGGCAAACGCGCTGGCGTGAAAATGAACCAGCACCTGATTGTCCACGCCAAGGCCATGCAGCCATTTGCGGACACGTGGCGCCGGCTACATACGCGGGACGTACATCCGGGGTCAGGTGTGAGGTTGTACGCCAACGCCATTCATGGCGCGTATGAGCCTGAGACCGACGTTGTGGCGGACATGCTGACCCGGCAAGCCGTCGATACGGTGGACTTCCCCAGGACGATACGTCAGGCGTGGGCGGACGGCGTGCGGACTTTCCTGGAACTCGGCCCGCGGGACACGCTAACGGCCAGCCTTTCCAAGACATTGAAAGATAAGCCTTTCAGGGCCATTGCGACGGACAGGATCGAAATGTCAGACCTTGGCCAGATCGCCCATGCTGCGGCGTTTCTTTATGCCGACGGCCGGGAAATCGATCTGCCCCCGCTCCTTGAAACACTCTCTGCCGCAAAGAAAAACGAGGCCGCCCCAGCCGGCCAATGGAACGCGAAACGACCGGTGCCTTACCCCATGCCAAAGATCGTCAAAGACCCCGCACGCCCTGTTCATGGCGGACTACCGCCTGCGCCCAAGCTGCGCATACCGGACTATGCCATGACTATACCGTGCCAGCAGACGAGCAAGCCAAACCCGCCACCGGAACCTGTTCCGGGAAAATGTGCCGAACCTCCGCAAAAAGTGGTCCGCGGCACCACGGCGCTGCGTCCGCGCACACCGACCGGCCCAAAGCGCGACCGCCTGGCTGTCGAGGCGTCAACGCGAGGCAAGATGTCCGAGTTGTTCGGTCCGGCCTTCGAGGACCAGGACAATTTCAGCCGTCAGGTACGCCTCCCGGCGCCCCCGCTTTTGCTGGTCGACCGGATTACCGGCATTGATGCGGCCCCGGCCGAAGAAGCCGGCGGCGTGATCTGGACTGAAACGGACCTGACGAACCACCGGGACTTCACGCATGATGGGCGCGTCCGTCCCGGCCCCTTAATCGAATGCGGCCAGGCCGACCTCACGTTGATTGGCTGGATGGGCGCAGATTTGCGAAACAGGGATGAGCGCGTCTACCGCTTGCTGGGTTGCGAAATCACGTTTCATGAAGGCGGCCTGCCAAGCAGCGATGACACGCTGAAATTCCAGATCGAGATTACAGGGCATGCCGAATTAGGCGGTGTACGAATGTTCTTCTTCCAGTACGACTGCCGCACGGAAGACCGCCTGACCTTCTCCGTTCGCAATGGACAGGCAGGCTTTTTCACCGACGAGGAGCTGGCCAACAGCAAAGGCGTCATCTGGGATGCTGCGAAGACCCCTCCGTTGACATCGGATCCTGCCGTTTTTGCCCCCCAGCGCGTCAGCGCCAAACGCAGGTTTTCCGAAGATGACGTGAACGCTTTCCGGAAAGGCGATGCCTTTGCGTGTTTCGGAGATGGGTTTGAACTCTGCGCCGCCCATTCCAATCCGCCGCATATTCCGGATGGAAAGCTGGCGCTGTTTGAAAACGTCATCGCATTTGATCCGCAAGGCGGACCATGGAAGCGCGGTTACCTCAAAGCACGTGCAGCCACCCCCGCCTCCACCTGGTTTTATGACGGGCACTTCCACAACGACCCCTGCATGCCCGGCACGCTGATGGCAGAGGCGGCGGTTCAGGCTCTGGAATTTTATGCGGCCGCTGTTGGCCTGACGGTCGAACGGGATGGGTATGTCTTCGAACCTGTTCCGGAACACACTGCGAAGTTCGTATGCCGCGGACAGGTCATCCCGGATAAGGACCATGAAGTGACCTATGAGGTCTTCATTGATGAAATCATCGATGGAGAGACCCCCGAAATTTACGCCTCGCTGCTTGCCCGGTCTGACGGGCACAAAGTCTTCCACTGTCCGCGCTTCGGCATCCGCCTGCGCCGGAACTGGCCCGCACCACGCGTCGATGCCCATCCACTGCGGATCGGCCCGGAGCGGGAAAGCCGCGGCGACCAGGCGGCGCTGCTCGATTGCGCAAATGGGGCCCCTTCCGCTGCGTTTGGCGACATGTACCGGCCATATGACGATCAGGGCAATGTCCCACGCCTGCCGCAACCACCCTATCACTTCATCTCCCGCGTCACCTCCGTCACAACCCGTCCTGCGGAGGAAACGCTTGGCGCAACGATGACAGCCGAATACGACATCCCCGCCGATGCCTGGTATTTCGATGACAATCTGAATGGCACCATGCCATTTGCCATTCTCTGCGAGATCGCCCTGCAACCATGTGGATGGCTCGCAAGCCATTCCGGTTTTGCACTGGTGGGCACGCTCCGGTTCCGGAACCTTGAAGGTGACGGGTTCCTCCACATGGAAGTGGGCCGGAACGATGGTATGCTGAAGGTCCGGAGCACGCTGACGAGCATTTCCAAGGTTGGACCGATGACGCTCGTTTCGTTCGATGTCGAAGTCATCACCGGCGATGGCAGAAAAGTGCTGGACCTCAAGACGCAGTTCGGCTTCTTCCCGCCCTCGTCTCTGGTTCGCCAGGCTGGGTTGCCCGCAAAACCCCATTTCAGTGAGGCATTCGACCTGCGGCCGACCACCATGCAGATCGACATGCAGGCGCCATACGCCTCCCGCAAAATGCAGATGATTGACGAAATCGACTTCTGCGATCCGGATGGCGGTGAGGCTGGCCTCGGCTTGATCCGTGCACAGCAGTATGTCGATCCATATGCATGGTATTTCAAGGCGCACTTCTATCAGGATCCGGTCCAGCCAGGCTCCCTTGGTCTGGACGCAATGGTTCAGGCGCTGACGCAGCTTGTCTGGAAGAAAGGCCTGCACAAGGGCATGAGCCGGCCGCACCTGACCACGCTCGCGCCAAACGCGCCCATGAAGTGGAGCTATCGCGGACAGGTTACGCCTGAGCGGAAAACCGTAACGAGTGTTATGGAAATTCTGAGTATCGAGGACCGTGGCGGAGACCTGCTTATAACCGCAAGAGGCAGTCTGTGGCGGGATGGTCTTCGCGTTTATGAGGTCGGCCCAATGAGCGTGTCGCTCACAGATCTCGGCTAA
- a CDS encoding lysozyme inhibitor LprI family protein yields MRFVLVAALSMFALSSYAETACDLPEDMCVAQEAFEAADAQMEQTLEAVETKIENNEFEDFMVEPADISESLELGQAAWSNYRDAHCAAVYRLMSGGTSRHEDELNCLTELTAARTAQLQSLYDVTADTVTDDDLSWLHGAWYESCSSSGFVFHFFVSSDGVFADTAPEGGFPADPSQMHRADILLGYDGVVEITPSGWDTGFLRIKSGGQGNLIGESYETVDGSTILIDEFELFQCPDNKSTDE; encoded by the coding sequence ATGAGATTTGTATTGGTTGCGGCATTGTCCATGTTCGCGCTGAGCAGTTACGCGGAAACCGCTTGCGACTTACCGGAAGACATGTGCGTGGCGCAGGAAGCGTTTGAAGCGGCCGACGCGCAAATGGAACAAACGCTTGAAGCTGTCGAGACCAAGATCGAGAACAACGAGTTCGAGGATTTCATGGTCGAGCCCGCTGACATCAGTGAAAGCCTGGAGCTGGGGCAGGCGGCCTGGTCGAACTATCGAGATGCGCATTGCGCGGCTGTTTATCGCTTGATGAGTGGCGGCACCTCCCGCCATGAGGATGAGTTGAACTGCCTCACAGAGCTGACCGCGGCGCGGACCGCGCAATTGCAGTCGCTTTATGACGTAACGGCGGACACTGTGACGGACGATGATCTCAGTTGGCTGCACGGCGCCTGGTATGAGAGCTGTTCTTCCAGCGGTTTCGTTTTCCATTTCTTCGTCAGCAGCGACGGTGTCTTTGCAGACACGGCGCCGGAAGGCGGCTTTCCTGCCGATCCGAGCCAAATGCACCGGGCAGATATTCTATTGGGTTACGACGGGGTCGTTGAAATTACGCCATCTGGTTGGGATACCGGCTTTTTGCGGATCAAGTCAGGTGGTCAGGGCAATCTGATCGGTGAGTCGTATGAAACAGTTGATGGATCAACGATTTTGATCGACGAGTTCGAACTTTTTCAATGTCCGGATAATAAAAGTACGGATGAATGA
- a CDS encoding 4'-phosphopantetheinyl transferase superfamily protein: protein MLETVQSIGGSGPPQRGAEGTWFWKSGQRAIDPGVLSEAETARVARLVSPHKQNLLSASLTERRHLLSELLGCAPDRVEVVHDELGKPGLPDFEDVEISFSDSEGWNAFSLSRAGPVGVDLEFIRPISWEPMLKMMARPEEASTIRAALAERTGLETFFRCWTAKEAILKAGGTGLKGGAPRIRLPLTYITGHSDQFTIEHDALVLSVETHQVGQLVLSRALAL from the coding sequence ATGCTTGAGACTGTGCAATCCATTGGAGGGAGCGGACCGCCACAGCGTGGAGCTGAAGGGACGTGGTTTTGGAAATCCGGTCAGCGGGCGATAGATCCGGGCGTTCTGTCAGAGGCAGAGACAGCTCGCGTCGCGCGCCTTGTCTCACCACATAAGCAAAACCTGCTCTCGGCCAGTCTGACGGAGCGGCGCCACCTGCTTTCCGAGTTGCTCGGATGCGCACCTGACCGCGTGGAGGTTGTCCATGATGAGCTGGGCAAACCTGGCCTGCCAGATTTCGAAGATGTTGAGATCAGCTTTTCGGACAGCGAAGGATGGAATGCGTTTTCCCTGTCCCGCGCCGGCCCGGTCGGTGTGGATCTGGAATTCATACGTCCCATCAGTTGGGAGCCAATGCTGAAGATGATGGCCCGGCCTGAAGAGGCCTCCACCATTCGCGCCGCTTTGGCTGAACGTACAGGACTGGAAACATTCTTTCGGTGCTGGACAGCGAAGGAGGCCATCCTCAAGGCGGGGGGCACAGGTTTGAAAGGTGGTGCGCCTCGTATCAGGCTTCCTTTGACCTATATCACCGGCCATTCGGATCAATTCACCATTGAGCATGATGCGTTGGTCTTGTCCGTCGAGACCCATCAGGTGGGCCAGCTTGTCCTGAGCAGGGCGCTGGCGCTTTAG